The nucleotide sequence CCTCCATGTGCTCTGTCCCAGATCAGGGAGGCAAGAGACAGGACAGAAGTCAGACACCTTATAAAGTATCTTGGAGAAGGCAGCAGCCGCCGGctgccccgggaggcaggggagccgcggtgcgcgcctccgcAGGAGTGCAGAGAGGgctgtaagaaaaagtaagttaactttggttacactattcacaatactttacatgtcgagtcgcttttcgccctgcgccttgcttcgggaggaggggattttaggtttttaggttttcttttggttaaagttgcttcgggaggaggggagagaggactgggcttccctggagactggcacccatggacgtggccagggcaggtgagcgggggctgggggaaagtttgccgcctacccttacccctgcctctaatgcaggggtaagggtaggcagtaatttagcaggttaaagacgcggctaaactgcaggttaaaaaggcaatagtcgaggtgcgcgttactgtatggagggaatagctaatcatatacatgccgcgggcggaaagggttacccgttgatttaaagaagcggtaaggatgggttaaaagggatagtgaatcgcaggttggactaacgcggccaaattgtgagtagaaagcgggttagaagcagggtaactgcggccgcactttactgtattggcctgattgtcactgagacccctcctcacattcacagactCTTATcccatctctgtcactctcaccGTGTCCCCGAGCCCATCCTCACATTCAGAGGCTCTGATCCCATCTTTGGGCCACTGATACTTATACTATTTTCTTTTCAAGTCTcctaaatcatttttaaattgtgATTTTGTAATTGCTGCAATAGTACCTTTTCTTCACAAAATTAGCCCAGCTCTAGAAATCCCATCACATATTACATACAATAAATCTGATCATCATAGCTCACACGCAGTGCTCTCTGATTTATTTCTTCACTCTTGTTTACCGCTCATTCAGAGAAATCTCTGGTCCGTGCCATTTATAACTAATATATCCAAACCGAAGCAACATAAAGCAGCAAATCTACAATAATCTTCTGGTTAAAATGAAACCCATCACATAAAGAATGAAGGAGAAATTTCTATTCAGCAGAAGGGCATAGGAACATATAGGTCAGGACTCTTTCAAATGGCTGAGATGGAAAAAGACAACACTTCACCTTTGGATGAAAGGACTGATAATTCACTTCCAATCTCCGCTCTCTGGTGCTAAATCCCTAAACTCTGAGTGAAGCTTTTCCTCACTACCTTAATCGCTGGCACTTGGAATAAAGACTCTGAGGTGGACCGAGGACTTCTATTTGGTCTATAAATCTGGGCCAAAAGTTGTAGATAACTCACTCCCTCACCATGCGCAACCTTAAGCACTGAGCACATTCCCTTAAACTGGGCTCTTAACCGGACTGGTAACAATGTGGAGGCTGCGCTAAGTCTCCTCGGGCATGACAAAATTAGCCCTGCTGCCGTATTTGTAACTGGGAACCCCAGCAAAAgtgcactgcagtaatctaacaTTAGTAGCAATCGAACCCGGCCCCCCCCCCGAATTCTCTTTAGttatctgaattttaaaaatatccttTTCAGCAGcgttgaagagagagagagagagagagagaggggcatcaAGTTGCAGAAGTCATCACACCTCCAGATTAAGCTATAATGGGCGCATTGCTGTACCCCTGCCCTGATGTAAGACCATTCCATTGTGCCACATTTAAAAAGGGATGGGTGTCTCCGAAACCACTGCACCACCACAAGATGAGCCCAGCTCTAGAAATCATGCAATAAATCTGATTGTCTCCCTCTGATCCATCAAACGCTTTCATGCAGATCTGCACATTCATCATCTCCCAGATCTCACATCACAGCCCTGAGCCCGGCTCTCTCATTCCCAGGCTGGTACGGGGCGGATTCTCAGAGCTCCGGCATTTTTACCTCCTTCATTGAGGTAAGGACTGAAATAGGGCCGGAGTTTCTCAGTGAAGGTGTGGGTGAAGGTGAAGAGATGAGATTTCTCATCTGCATCGTAAAATGAGACCTTTCCTGCCTGATAGTCCAGGAggatccccactgcccggggtctcacCCTCagggtgaggagggtgggggaggaggtgcAGGCCTTGTATTTATCTCCATCCATCAGTATCACTGTCCAGTATCCATCCTCAGGTGTTAGTGTGATATCCCCCTTCCTGCTCACAGAATCTTTACAAACTCCCAAATCCCAGTCAGTCTTGTCTCCCACCTCCACCTCCCAGTAATGTCTCCCCGAGGTGAAGCCCTCACGCCCCAGCACACAGGCATAATAATCAAATCTCTGGGGAGAGTCAGGCAGGTTCTGTCTTCTGCCTCCCTGTCTGACGCTTTTCCCATCCTCGGACAGGACGAGCCATGGATTTGCAGTCTCAGGATCCAGAGTCACATCCGCTGCAGGGAGGAGACACATTAATAAACATGAGCACACACTTCTCATTGGCTCCTCACACACCCAGTTCTAACCCTCACTGAATGCTTCCTCACTCATATTCATTAAGAGAAGCTCTGCTATTGGCTATCACTCACTGACAGGCTTGCAGAAAACAACACTCTTATTGGCAAATAGATCTGTTCTCCATGCTATTGGTCTCACAGCTCTGCTGAGTGAATGCATGAAAGAAAGATTCTGATTGGCTCATTCATGCACAGGCTGCATAAAACAAGTCTCCTCATTGGCTCCCCCTAGCACAGTGCAATAAGCTCAGCTTCTTACTGATCCCTGTAGGGCTGCAGTGCTCCTGTAACTGATGAGTGATTAGCAACGGGCTCCACTGTGCAATTAATTACACAGGCTCATTCCCCAGTGGCTTTCTTATTAAACTTTTTAATCTTCTTCAAAGGGGCCCTGAGCAGCTCCTGTAATCCTGAAGCTCTTCAACAATAAAGGATGGACCCAGTtttactcactcactcactcaatcACTGCAGAATCTGAACAGAATGCAAAGTTCGGGATGTGTCTATCTGTAGCTGATGCCATCAATAAGTAAAGATTATCAGTAACCAGTGAGTTTCCAAAGGAAGGATTATATCAACTACAGGATGAACCCATCCTGAGCTTTGTAGGTCATTTTCCCTCTGCAGTAACTGATTCTATAGAAAAGGAATTTTAACCTGGGAATAACAAGACGACCACATGCAGCTGAGCTGAAGAGGTTGGATTTGTgaaccctcataagaacataagaaattgctatgctgggtcagaccaagggtccatcaagcattgGCAAAAAGAGGCAACTGCCCAGCGTGCCGATTCTGAAGGCAGCAAATAATCTGGCTGAAGAGGAGCCTGCTCCTGTTTGCTTTAGGGCTGTGAGTCTGCGTCACTTCAGAGGGACGCTGCAGTGACACGCTATCCTCTCCCACTTACTGTCCCACCTCCAGCAGgtcctgcctatgggcaccaaaatctGGCCTTGGTTTCATGCTGCAGTATTCAGCCAGTAACATAACCCCAAATCCTGTGGCACCGTCTCTTTCATTTCTCAGGGCTCTGTCTGTGACCATAAAAACCTGAAATTGCTGTTTCTGGGTGCAGCCTTCTCTATTTATTGTAAGGGAAACAGGAGCCTTTCCAAAGCAGAGATGcaccttaaatattttttttttaatgtaaaagagAGAAACTGAAGAAAGCTTACCTAGTTCTGCAGAAAGTTTGCCTAAAAGAAAATGTAAGGATAAACAATTATACTGAGAAATGGTCAACATTTAAAATGAAGCATTTTTGCAATAAACTTACAGCCTGATATTCAGATGCAGGGAGTGTGGtgaacttacccagataagcCTGTATAACATtactaaaatccatcccttctttTCTGAGCACGCTACCAAATGCTCAatatctcttatcacctcctccTCAGACTTCTACAACTTGCTTTCTGCAGGCCTCCCCCTGAACTGTTGCTCACTGCAATCTATTCCAAATTCAgctgcacctcttctcctccttcagtGCTGCTATGCGCATCTATCCCCTCTTCTCAAGCTGCTACATCGCCTCCCTGTCTTCTTCTCTTACTCTCCTGTAAATGcactcactctgcagctcctcactacctgtcttctcctctctctccctgcatcCTTCCTCATAAAGCCCATTCATTGGTCAGgtcactcttatctgtgcccttctcctccaccaccaactcCACCTTGCTGTACCGAATGACCGGAATAGGTTTTCTGAGCCTGTCCAttatgctcgctctctctctggccatgttcaaatccaatttttaaaaaaactcaCCTTTCTGAAGCTGCTTACTTGACAGGACTTCCCAAACTGTGAGTCTGGACCCCAACACCTTCAGCTgtggtcacaagtgcctcaaatgcaccagaagcagcagcactaTTAGTAGTGggagtcagcatggggcctgtgagcctgctcaagctcacaggccctggggtggtactgcccttgcatgagtttccgtggtaacaggaagccctgcacgAGAAGGGACAGGACCGCTGCAGGGCCTCTGAGCCTGCATAACCCACAGGCCctgtgctgctgctactgcttgcAGATCACTGTCAGACCTGGGAGTAGCCATGAGGGGAGGGCAGGGCTGAGTGTGTATGGATCGGTGCAAATTACCACTGCTCTTCTCTcttcacccaccactgaacctgCCCAGTCATCAACCTGCCCTCTCGTCCCACCCGTTGTCATCCACCTTTTGGCCCAGGCCTAAAGGCAAATGTTACAGATGAGCCTGGCCAGGGGATGGTTGCAGGAGGGTCTATTTGAAAGGAGGGATGAGATGCAGGAGAGGTTGGAGGGTTGGATAAGGTGGAAGGTGAGGGGTAATGACAGAAGATGAGCTGAGAGATGTAAAAGGAGTTGGAGTGTGGCTGAGGGAAATGTAAGGAAAGGCAGGAGGGGAGGAGATGAGGATGGGCGGTGAGAGGGAATGCAGGATTAGtgagaagggaatggagaatggagaatggggtgagagggaggggatgacagaggatcagttgAGGGTTATAAGAACACCTTGCAGGTGATAGAGGATTAGCTGAGAGGACGTGAAGATGGAtggagggggtgagagtgaggcTGGGAGGTAAGAAAGGGGATGGCGGGATAGgtgaggagggaatgggggattgggtgagagggaagaggatgGGATAGGCTAAGGAGGTGAGAGGAGTGGAGGTAGGAGGGGGACCACACCCCTGGGAATTAGTTTGGGTCattctctggggtcatgtgaattttcaaatgctaaaatggggtcacattgcccataggtttgggaagccctgccctaagcACTTCTCTAAACAGTTATCCAGATAGTCAGTGGGTGACATTACGTTTCTGGAGAACGTAGCAGGATAAGTAGAAATATTCAGCCTTATTCATGTAAGATAACCAGCCTTATCCatttaagataaccagataagttaaacttggcccatagcaggtctaaagctaGCCAGATACGCTTATCCTGCttattttaaaacttatctgAATAACCAGAGTAAGTGAGCTGGATAAGTCTTCTCCGGCTAACTCACAGAGccagatatattttaatattgggCCTCCCTTATattttaaagcactactagacattcAGCTACACCGAATCACAACTGCCCGCTAGCCCTGAGAATGAAAGGGCTCTTTACCTTGGTGTTTGGCGAGCACATCTTTCAGAACAAAATACTGCCGAAGGAAGCTGAGGTGCGAACATTTTCCCTCTCCCACAGGAGCAGCCTCCGGTTTTGGAAACGCCACGGCCTGACACCTGAGAGTAAGAGAGTGACAGGGATTATTCTGGGAGTCCCCGGGGAGAGAGATGGGACAGAGATCTTCTAACTAACTGTGCgctggggaaagggagaggaagttCTGCTGATTGCTGAcagaaggagaaaacagaaattaTTCTCCCACAATGCTGCCTTTATTCCTTCATTTAATGATTTATATTCACTCTTCATAATCCAGAGCAGAGCACCGCCCTGAACAAGGGATGAACAACTCACTGGAACTGAGGGTCTCATaatccaggatccttctgttttCTGGGAATTAAGGTGAAGACAATTCTGACTCCCAATCTGAGACCTTATTCAAGACAGCATTCAATTGTGCCAGTGACGTTTTCCAATCCTTCCCCAATGGGTGCAGAAATGGACATCGTCTGCATGCACAGAGTAACACCCT is from Rhinatrema bivittatum chromosome 2, aRhiBiv1.1, whole genome shotgun sequence and encodes:
- the LOC115085686 gene encoding E3 ubiquitin-protein ligase TRIM39-like; the encoded protein is MESLREEASCSICLDYFIDPVSIDCGHSFCRSCITRAWEGLDTNFPCPKCRETSQQRNLRPNWELRNLIERVKKMSERKGEETLCQKHEEKLKLFCTEDWKAICLICKEGKEHRSHSVVPIEEAVQDYKCETAIKREKILSEFEELHQFLNEEQQIHLSRLEEEEKEIVKKIRDNVSQLEEQSSSLQKLISEIEEKCQQPAVELLKDAKATLSRCQAVAFPKPEAAPVGEGKCSHLSFLRQYFVLKDVLAKHQGKLSAELADVTLDPETANPWLVLSEDGKSVRQGGRRQNLPDSPQRFDYYACVLGREGFTSGRHYWEVEVGDKTDWDLGVCKDSVSRKGDITLTPEDGYWTVILMDGDKYKACTSSPTLLTLRVRPRAVGILLDYQAGKVSFYDADEKSHLFTFTHTFTEKLRPYFSPYLNEGGKNAGALRIRPVPAWE